Sequence from the Halomarina litorea genome:
CCGGGGCGGGGGCCGACTGGCTTCGAAGTAGTCCCGAAGGCCGGGTCCCGGGCACGCCGGTATTTGGCCAACCTAAAATACAATATCAATAGATCGTATTAAATATACTGGAGATAAAAGATTTATGTCAAGATCCAACGCTCAGTGGCTCACGAAGCCTCGAGAAGCCAATTTGTGGGAATCTTTTGGCCCACCTAAAATTCGTTGGTTTTATCTATCTTTAGGTTCGCCTAAAACCGTATGCGACGACAGCCTACTGGAGCGCGTTTTCGACCTGAAACCCCGCCGGGACGCCACGGAGGTGCCGGATGGTGAGCTACCCGGAGGGGGGAAACAAGCCGATCCTTACCCAACAGGCGAACCGGGAATCGAACGCTCGGACCTACCCTCGCCACCTTCCGCTTGCCATACGAGAGGCACAGGGCGTGACCGTGACGGACATGAACGGCGACGAGTACTACGACTGTCTCGCGGGGGCAGGGACGCTCGCTCTCGGCCACAACCATCCGCGTGTCGTCGCGGCAATCGAGCGAGTTCTCGCTGCCGACCGGCCGATGCACACGCTCGATATCTCCACGCCAGCGAAAGAGCAGTTCGTCGATTCGCTGTTCGGGAGTTTCCCCGACGCGTTCGGTGACCACGCGAAGGTCCAGTTCTGTAGCCCGGCGGGGACCGACGCCGTCGAGGCGGCACTCAAACTCGTCAAGACCGCGACCGACAACCGGAGCGTCCTCGGGTTTCGGGGGGCGTACCACGGGATGACGAACGGCGCGCTCTCGCTGATGGGTGAGACAGACGCCAAGGAGCCGGTGCCGGGCCTGATGAGCGACGTCCACCACCTCCCGTACCCGTACGACTACCGCTGCCCCTTCGGAATCGGTGGCGATGCCGGCCACCGGGCCGCCAGTTCGTACGTGGAGAACCTGCTCGACGACACCGGAAGCGGGATCACCGACCCTGCAGGCATGATCCTCGAACCCGTACAGGGCGAAGGTGGGGCGATACCGGCCCCCGACGAGTGGCTCCACGAGATGCGGCGGATCACGCGTGAGCGGGACATCCCCTTGATCCTCGACGAGATTCAGACCGGGCTCGGTCGTACCGGCGAACTGTACGCCTTCGAACACGCCGACATCGAACCGGACGTCGTCACCCTCTCGAAGGCTATCGGCGGTGGATTGCCGCTCGCCGTGGTCGTCTACCACGAGGACCTCGACGTCTGGGAGCCCGGCGCGCACGCGGGGACGTTCCGGGGGAACCAGCTCGCGATGGCCGCCGGCGAAGCCACTATCGACTACGTCCTCGAACACGACCTCGACGACCACGCCACAGCCGTCGGGCACCACCTCCGTGCCCGTCTCGAAGCAACGGCCGAGCGGTTCGACGTCGTTGGCGACGTCCGTGGCCGTGGATTGATGCTCGGCGTCGAGTTCGTCGACCCCGCGTCGGACTGGCGGGGGGCTGGTCCACACGCCCCGGGCGGTGACCTCGCCCAATCGGTGCAGGCCGAGTGCTTCGGCAGGGGACTCGTCGTCGAACTCGGTGGGCGCGACGGCGCGACCGCACGCTTCCTCCCACCGCTGATCGTCTCGGAGTCCCAGATCGACGATATCGCCGACATCTTCGACGAGGCCGTCTCCGCGGTGGTGAACACCGATGCGACGGCTTCGGAGGTGTCGCTATGAGCGCAGACGAACTGTTCGTCGGTTCCGAGCGAGGCGACACCGCCTACCGGCGGGCGATGCGCCGAGCGACCGAAGCTGTCATCGAGGAGTTCGCCGACCGGCAGACCCCCTACTCCGGCCACTCACCGGCGTCGCTCGCGTCCCGACTCGATGACCCAGTCGTCCCCGAGACCGGTGTGGGTATCGATGCGGCCATCGACGACGTGGCCGGGACAGTCCTCCCACACTCGGTCGGGACGGCAAATCCGCGATGCGCCGCTCACCTCCAGTGTCCGCCACTGGTCCCGGGACTCGCCGCGGAAGCGATGCTCACCGCCACGAACCAGTCGCTCGACTCCTTCGACCAGGCGCCGGCAGCGACGGTCCTCGAAGGGCGGGTCGTCGACGCGCTCTGTGACCTGTTCGGCCTCCCGGACGGCGCTGACGGGGTCTTCACCACGGGCGGCACCCAGTCGAACTTCCAGGCGCTGTTGCTCGCCCGCGACCGTCACTGCCACAGGGCGTTCGGTCGTGACGTTCGGGTCGATGGACTCCCCCCGGAAGCCGAGTCGCTCCGGGTCCTCTGTTCGGAGGAGGCCCACTTCACGGGGAAGCAAGCCGCCCATCACCTCGGTCTCGGCGAACGCGCCGTGGTGAGCGTCCCGACGGACGACGACCGCCGACTGGACCCTGCTGCCCTCGAGGCGACGCTCGCCGACCTCGACGCGAGGGACTGCGAGCCGTTCGCGCTCGTCGGGACGGCGGGGACCACCGACTTCGGGAGCGTCGACCCCCTGGGTGAACTCGCCGACTGCGCCGACGCTCACGACCTCTGGTTTCACGTCGACGCCGCCTACGGCGGTGCGCTCGCGCTCAGCGACGAGTACGGGGACCTGCTGTCCGGAATCGAACGGGCCGACTCGCTCGCCGTGGACTTCCACAAGCTGTTCTACCAGCCGATCAGTTGTGGCGCGTTCCTCCTTCGCGACGGCGGAGACTTCGAGTGGATGGCGCGCAACGCCGCCTACCTCAACCCCGAAGATCACGACGACGCAGGAGTGCCGAACCTCGTCGCGAAGTCCGTCCAGACGACCCGTCGGTTCGACGCGCTCAAGCCGTACGTCACGTTCCGAGCGCTCGGCCGGGAGCGGCTGGCGTCCCTGGTGGAGTCCACGCTCGAACTGGCCGACGACGCCGCGGGCTTGCTCGCCGACAGTGCCGACTTCGAACTGCTTCAGGACCCCACGCTGAACGCCGTCGTCTTCCGGTATCGGCCGGACGCGGACATGGCCGAAGGGACCGTGGACCGACTCAACGCCGCCGTCCGCGAGGAACTCCTCGGCGACGGCCGTGCGGTCGTCGCACGGACCGACGTGGACGGTGTGACGAGCCTGAAGTTCACGCTGTTGAACCCCACGGCGACGCTCGACGACGTAGCGGCGATGCTCGACGTCGTGCGTGAGTGTGGGCTGGCCGTGCGGACCGACTCGGGGGTCGTCGCATGAGTACCGACGCCGACGCCCGGGAGCGAGCGGGGTGCGGTGCCGACGTCGATCCGGCCGTCCGGGCCGACGAGGCGACCGTCCACGCGTTCCTCAACTGCTACCTGCGGGACGTGGCCGACTACGAGGTGCGACTCGACGCCGCCGCCGGCGTCGAGCCCGGCCCCGACGGCCTCCTCCGGACAACGCTCCCCGTACAGGGTGTCGAACTCCTGGCGCCACTGCGACACCGTTCGCCCACCGAGGGCCACCGATTCGAGACGCCAGTTCGCTACCGTCTGCCCGGCGGGGCGGTACAGTCGGCTGATGTGGCCACCCTCGCGTCGCTCGTCGTGAAGGACCTCGCTCTCTCACGTGGCGGTGAGGCGGTACCGGACACGCTCCTCGAACGCGTCCTCCGGAGCAAGGCTACCGTCGAGCAGTTCGTCGAGGCCCGTGCGGACGACGAGGAGCACCTCTACGCCGAACAGCTGTCGTTTCGCGAGGCCGAACAGGCGCTCGTCTTCGGTCACCACAGACACCCGACCCCCAAGAGCCGTCGAGGAATCGCGACACGCCACCGGGCGACCTACGCGCCCGAACTCCGGGGGTCGTTCCCGCTACACTACTTCCGAGCAACACCCGACCTCGTCTCACAGGACTCCGCGCTCGAGCGGAGCGCGGCGGCGTGGGTGAAAGCGGCGTTGCGCGAGGACCCGACGGTCGACGAGTCGTTCGTAGCTGACCACGTCGAGAGCGACGACGTCCTCCTGCCCGTCCACCCGTGGCAGGCGGACTACCTCCTCGATCAGGACCACGTGCAGGCACACCTCGGCGGCGGACTCGACTACCTCGGGGCCGTCGGACGGACGTTCTCCCCGACGACGTCGGTCCGCACACTCTACAGCGAGGACGCGCCGTTCATGGTGAAGTCGTCGTTGAACGTCACCATCACGAACTCCGTCCGGACGAACAAGCGACCGGAACTCGAACGCGGGGTCGCAGTCGCGGAACTGCTCGACACCGAGTTCGGCGACGAACTTGCCGAGGCGTTTCCATCGTTCGATGTCGTCCGCGACCCGGCGTATCTCGCGCTCGACGTCGGAACCGAGCGGGAATCCGGTCTGGAGACCGTCCTCCGTGCCAACCCCTTCCGTGGCGAAGATGCGACCAACGCGACACCAGTGGTGTCGCTCTGTCAGGACGCCATTCGAGGTCGCTCACGACTCGGTCGAATCGTTGTGTCCATCGCCGAACGAGAGGGACGGGATGCGGCGGCAGTCAGTGAGGACTGGTTCCGGCAGTACCTCGCAATCGGCATCCGACCGGTGTTGTGGCTCTACCTCGTCGGCGGCGTCGGCGTCGAAGCCCATCAGCAGAACTCGGTGCTCGTCCTCGACGACGGCTACCCGAGCGAGTTCTACTATCGCGACAACCAGGGGTTCTACCTCCCCGAATCGCAGTCCGAGCGCGTCGACGACTACCTGCCGGGCGTCGGAGAGCGTGCGGACACGGTCTGTGCGGACGCGCTCGCCGACGAACGGCTCCGCTACTACGTCGTCCTCAACAACGCGCTGGACGTGGTCAACGCGTTCGGATGCGCGGACCTCGCGGACGAACGCCGACTGCTCGACGTCCTCCGCGAGGAACTGGAGGCCATCCGCGAGGGGTACGACCGCCCCTCGTCGTCGCTGCTGGATACGCTCCTCACCGAGGAGACCGTCCCGTGCAAGAGCAACCTGCTGACCCGGTTTCGCGGACTCGACGAACTGGAGAACGACCTCGAGAACCAGTCCGTCTACACTGACGTCGAGAATCCAATTGTCACCGAGGTGGACCCATGACGGGACCTGACGCGACTATCGCACGCGAGTACGACTACCAGACGTTCGACCGGCGCATCGACCGCACGATATCGCTCCGCCAGGCGTCGATGGAACGCGACCTCGGTCGACTCCATCGGTGGCTCGGCAGCGATCACGTCGAACCCTACTGGCAACTCGACCTGCCACTGCCCGCGTTCAGGGCGGCTCTCCGCGACAAACTCGCGGACGACCACCTGACCCCCTACGTCGGCTGTCTCGACCACGTCCCGATGAGCTACTGGGAGTGCTACTGGGCGGCCGAAGACGACCTCGCGAACCACTACGACGCCGACCCGAACGACCAGGGCGTCCACCTGCTCATCGGACCCGAGGAGTACCTCGGGCACGGCTACGCGCGTCCCCTGTTGTGCGCCGTCGTCGCCATGCAGTTCCGTTCCCCCGGAACCGACCGGGTGGTCGCAGAGCCAGACACCCGGAACGAGCGGGCCATCCGCGTCTTCGAAGAGGGTGGCTTCGAGCCCCGTGAGGAGTTCCACTTCGAGGAGGCCGGGAAGGACGCCCTGTTGATGGTCTGTGAACGCGAGCGCTTCGAGTCGGCCGTCCTCGCCGATGGGGCTGCCGCGCCTTCGCTGGGGGTGAGCGACGATGACTGACGACCACGTGTACGACGTTGTCGGTATCGGCGTCGGTCCGTTCAACCTCGGGCTCGCGGCGATGCTCGACTCGGTCGAGGAGGACGTCGACGCCGCATTCCTCGAACGTGACGCCGAGTTCCAGTGGCACGAGGGGATGCTCCTCGACGGGACGACCCTCGAAGTCCCGTTCCTCGCGGACCTCGTGACGCTCGCGGACCCGACCAGCGAGTACAGCTACCTCAACTACCTGCGTGAGACGGGCCGGATCTACGAGTTCTACTTCTACGAGACGTTCCAGATCCCGCGCCGGGAGTACAACGACTACCTGCGGTGGGTCGTCGAGCGACTCGACACCTGCCAGTTCGGCCGTGAAGTGACCGACGTCCGCTGGGACAACCGGGGGGCACACTACGTCGTCACCGCGCGCGATCCCGGAACTGGTGAGGAGTTCGACTACCGCGCCGAGAACCTCGCGCTCGGAATCGGCTCCGTCCCGCACGTCCCCGAGGCGTTCCGAGGACATCCAGAAGACGACGTCTTTCACACGGCCCGGTACCGACACAACCGCGAGCGGGTGCTGGGGGCGGACAGGGTAACGGTCGTCGGGTCCGGGCAGAGTGCCGCCGAGGTGTTCCACGACCTGCTGAGCCGTCAGTCGGACTGCGAGTACCGTCTCGACTGGCTGACGCGCTCGGAGGGGTTCTTCCCGATGGAGTACTCGAAGCTCGGCCTCCAGCACTTCTCCCCCGAGTACGAGCAGTACGTCTACGACCTCCCACAACCCGTCAAGGACGACTGCATCCCGGACCAGGACCTGCTGTACAAGGGCGTCGACCCCGACACGAGCGCCGAGATATACGACCTGCTCTACCGCCGCTCCATCGGCGGCCGAGAGCCCGACGTCGGGCTCTTCGCGATGACGGAACTCCGGGATATCGAACCCGTCGGCGACGCGTACGCCCTCGACTGCCACCAGTGGCAAGCCGAGGAGTCGTTCGTTCACGAGAGCGATGTCGTCGTCCTCGGGACCGGATACGAACGCCCCATCCCGGGCTTCCTCGAACCGCTCGAGGACGCCATCGGGTGGGACGAGAGGGGTCGGTTCGGGGTGACGAGGGACCACCGCCTCGAGATCGCCCTCCCGGGGGACGTCTTCCTCCAGAACGCCGAACTGCACACCCACGGAGTCGGGGTTCCCGACCTGGGCCTCGGATGCTACCGGAACACACAGTTCGTCAATCGCCTCGTCGGCCGCAGCGCCTACCCGGAGGACGTCGACACCGTCTTTCAGGACTTCTCGGTC
This genomic interval carries:
- a CDS encoding diaminobutyrate--2-oxoglutarate transaminase, giving the protein MVSYPEGGNKPILTQQANRESNARTYPRHLPLAIREAQGVTVTDMNGDEYYDCLAGAGTLALGHNHPRVVAAIERVLAADRPMHTLDISTPAKEQFVDSLFGSFPDAFGDHAKVQFCSPAGTDAVEAALKLVKTATDNRSVLGFRGAYHGMTNGALSLMGETDAKEPVPGLMSDVHHLPYPYDYRCPFGIGGDAGHRAASSYVENLLDDTGSGITDPAGMILEPVQGEGGAIPAPDEWLHEMRRITRERDIPLILDEIQTGLGRTGELYAFEHADIEPDVVTLSKAIGGGLPLAVVVYHEDLDVWEPGAHAGTFRGNQLAMAAGEATIDYVLEHDLDDHATAVGHHLRARLEATAERFDVVGDVRGRGLMLGVEFVDPASDWRGAGPHAPGGDLAQSVQAECFGRGLVVELGGRDGATARFLPPLIVSESQIDDIADIFDEAVSAVVNTDATASEVSL
- a CDS encoding pyridoxal phosphate-dependent decarboxylase family protein, with product MSADELFVGSERGDTAYRRAMRRATEAVIEEFADRQTPYSGHSPASLASRLDDPVVPETGVGIDAAIDDVAGTVLPHSVGTANPRCAAHLQCPPLVPGLAAEAMLTATNQSLDSFDQAPAATVLEGRVVDALCDLFGLPDGADGVFTTGGTQSNFQALLLARDRHCHRAFGRDVRVDGLPPEAESLRVLCSEEAHFTGKQAAHHLGLGERAVVSVPTDDDRRLDPAALEATLADLDARDCEPFALVGTAGTTDFGSVDPLGELADCADAHDLWFHVDAAYGGALALSDEYGDLLSGIERADSLAVDFHKLFYQPISCGAFLLRDGGDFEWMARNAAYLNPEDHDDAGVPNLVAKSVQTTRRFDALKPYVTFRALGRERLASLVESTLELADDAAGLLADSADFELLQDPTLNAVVFRYRPDADMAEGTVDRLNAAVREELLGDGRAVVARTDVDGVTSLKFTLLNPTATLDDVAAMLDVVRECGLAVRTDSGVVA
- a CDS encoding IucA/IucC family protein, which encodes MSTDADARERAGCGADVDPAVRADEATVHAFLNCYLRDVADYEVRLDAAAGVEPGPDGLLRTTLPVQGVELLAPLRHRSPTEGHRFETPVRYRLPGGAVQSADVATLASLVVKDLALSRGGEAVPDTLLERVLRSKATVEQFVEARADDEEHLYAEQLSFREAEQALVFGHHRHPTPKSRRGIATRHRATYAPELRGSFPLHYFRATPDLVSQDSALERSAAAWVKAALREDPTVDESFVADHVESDDVLLPVHPWQADYLLDQDHVQAHLGGGLDYLGAVGRTFSPTTSVRTLYSEDAPFMVKSSLNVTITNSVRTNKRPELERGVAVAELLDTEFGDELAEAFPSFDVVRDPAYLALDVGTERESGLETVLRANPFRGEDATNATPVVSLCQDAIRGRSRLGRIVVSIAEREGRDAAAVSEDWFRQYLAIGIRPVLWLYLVGGVGVEAHQQNSVLVLDDGYPSEFYYRDNQGFYLPESQSERVDDYLPGVGERADTVCADALADERLRYYVVLNNALDVVNAFGCADLADERRLLDVLREELEAIREGYDRPSSSLLDTLLTEETVPCKSNLLTRFRGLDELENDLENQSVYTDVENPIVTEVDP
- a CDS encoding GNAT family N-acetyltransferase, encoding MTGPDATIAREYDYQTFDRRIDRTISLRQASMERDLGRLHRWLGSDHVEPYWQLDLPLPAFRAALRDKLADDHLTPYVGCLDHVPMSYWECYWAAEDDLANHYDADPNDQGVHLLIGPEEYLGHGYARPLLCAVVAMQFRSPGTDRVVAEPDTRNERAIRVFEEGGFEPREEFHFEEAGKDALLMVCERERFESAVLADGAAAPSLGVSDDD
- a CDS encoding lysine N(6)-hydroxylase/L-ornithine N(5)-oxygenase family protein, whose amino-acid sequence is MTDDHVYDVVGIGVGPFNLGLAAMLDSVEEDVDAAFLERDAEFQWHEGMLLDGTTLEVPFLADLVTLADPTSEYSYLNYLRETGRIYEFYFYETFQIPRREYNDYLRWVVERLDTCQFGREVTDVRWDNRGAHYVVTARDPGTGEEFDYRAENLALGIGSVPHVPEAFRGHPEDDVFHTARYRHNRERVLGADRVTVVGSGQSAAEVFHDLLSRQSDCEYRLDWLTRSEGFFPMEYSKLGLQHFSPEYEQYVYDLPQPVKDDCIPDQDLLYKGVDPDTSAEIYDLLYRRSIGGREPDVGLFAMTELRDIEPVGDAYALDCHQWQAEESFVHESDVVVLGTGYERPIPGFLEPLEDAIGWDERGRFGVTRDHRLEIALPGDVFLQNAELHTHGVGVPDLGLGCYRNTQFVNRLVGRSAYPEDVDTVFQDFSVERFVERAPNASPRDRSETTGTPTQDD